One genomic window of Gemmatimonadota bacterium includes the following:
- a CDS encoding biopolymer transporter ExbD: protein MAISTGSKGSVNAEINVTPMIDVMLVLLIIFMIVTPVLESGFTARMPTGANVKPAPEDENEVTLGLDVSGNYFIDGKSIEKEKAEAQLTAIYAARTEDKILYFKADAGLKYSKVQEAVEMARRAGARVLVAITDRNGGLMSEEK, encoded by the coding sequence GTGGCCATATCCACGGGTAGTAAGGGGAGCGTCAATGCGGAGATCAACGTCACGCCGATGATCGACGTGATGCTGGTCCTCCTCATCATCTTCATGATCGTGACCCCGGTCCTCGAGTCGGGCTTCACCGCCCGCATGCCGACCGGCGCGAACGTGAAGCCGGCGCCGGAAGACGAAAACGAGGTCACCTTGGGGCTCGACGTGTCCGGCAACTACTTCATCGACGGCAAGTCGATTGAGAAGGAGAAGGCCGAGGCGCAGCTCACGGCGATCTACGCCGCCCGGACCGAGGACAAGATCCTCTACTTCAAGGCCGATGCCGGCCTGAAGTACTCCAAGGTGCAGGAAGCGGTCGAAATGGCGCGCCGGGCTGGTGCCCGCGTGCTGGTGGCC